In the genome of Porphyrobacter sp. ULC335, one region contains:
- a CDS encoding YggS family pyridoxal phosphate-dependent enzyme, protein MDNTAAARLAEVNANIARACKQARRSPEDITLIAVSKTHPAEAIQPLIDAGQRVFGENRVQEAQAKWPALREAYPDIELHLIGQLQSNKAEEAVAAFDVIHSLDRLSLLTALAKAMDKAGRQVPCFVQVNIGDEAQKGGCPLAELPAFLEQVRAAAIPLAGLMCIPPADTEAAPFFAMLAKLAADHGLTGLSMGMSSDYETAVMLGATHVRVGSALFGARG, encoded by the coding sequence ATGGATAATACAGCCGCAGCCCGCCTCGCCGAAGTGAACGCCAACATCGCCCGCGCTTGCAAGCAAGCCCGGCGTTCGCCCGAAGACATTACACTGATAGCGGTCAGCAAGACCCATCCGGCCGAGGCGATCCAGCCGCTCATCGATGCCGGCCAGCGCGTGTTCGGCGAGAACCGCGTGCAGGAAGCGCAGGCCAAGTGGCCCGCCTTGCGCGAGGCCTATCCCGATATCGAACTCCACCTCATCGGCCAACTGCAATCGAACAAGGCCGAGGAAGCGGTGGCGGCGTTTGACGTGATCCACTCGCTCGACCGGCTGAGCCTGCTGACCGCGCTGGCCAAGGCGATGGACAAGGCGGGGCGGCAGGTGCCGTGCTTCGTGCAGGTCAATATCGGCGACGAGGCGCAGAAGGGCGGCTGTCCGCTGGCCGAGCTTCCGGCGTTTCTGGAACAGGTGCGCGCGGCTGCGATCCCGCTCGCCGGGCTGATGTGCATCCCCCCCGCCGACACCGAAGCCGCGCCGTTCTTCGCGATGCTGGCGAAGCTGGCCGCGGATCATGGGCTGACGGGGCTCAGCATGGGGATGAGCAGCGATTACGAAACCGCAGTGATGCTCGGCGCGACCCACGTGCGGGTCGGCTCTGCGCTGTTCGGCGCTCGGGGCTAG
- the lgt gene encoding prolipoprotein diacylglyceryl transferase → MLSLLAASIPADPIYWTDLGLKPGIELGFFTLRFYSLAYLLGVIFAYWHTSLMLKQPGAPMAQRHADDLFFYCTLGVIFGGRLGYALFYTGGDTGIPSAFTDFSGDGFVSWKLLRMWDGGMSFHGGLLGVTAAMAWVAWRDKLNFIRVVDYVCVGVPMGMLLGRLANFVNGELWGRVTDVPWAMVFPGADDLPRHPSQLYQAGLEGLAMLVIMLALFWFTRARYRPGLLAGVFTTGMGVSRFVNEFFRQPDQQLADLVVRTGLSMGQWLTIPLILTGLIVVIYALRKKPLAAGTTAPA, encoded by the coding sequence GTGCTGTCACTACTTGCCGCAAGCATCCCCGCCGATCCGATCTACTGGACCGATCTGGGACTAAAGCCGGGGATCGAGCTGGGGTTCTTCACCCTGCGGTTTTACTCGCTGGCCTACCTCTTGGGCGTGATCTTCGCCTATTGGCACACGTCGCTCATGCTCAAGCAGCCCGGCGCGCCGATGGCGCAGCGCCATGCCGACGATCTGTTCTTCTATTGCACGCTGGGCGTGATTTTCGGCGGGCGGCTGGGTTACGCGCTGTTCTACACCGGCGGCGACACCGGCATCCCCAGCGCTTTCACCGATTTCTCGGGCGATGGGTTCGTCTCGTGGAAGCTGCTGCGGATGTGGGACGGGGGAATGAGCTTCCACGGCGGGCTGTTGGGGGTGACGGCGGCGATGGCGTGGGTTGCCTGGCGCGACAAGCTGAACTTCATCCGCGTGGTCGATTATGTGTGCGTCGGCGTGCCGATGGGGATGCTGCTCGGCCGGCTGGCGAACTTCGTCAATGGCGAGCTGTGGGGCCGCGTCACCGATGTGCCATGGGCGATGGTCTTCCCCGGAGCGGACGATCTGCCCCGCCACCCCAGCCAGCTGTATCAGGCCGGGCTCGAAGGGCTGGCGATGCTCGTCATCATGCTGGCGCTGTTCTGGTTCACGCGCGCGCGCTATCGCCCGGGCTTGCTGGCGGGCGTGTTTACCACCGGCATGGGGGTCTCGCGCTTTGTAAACGAATTTTTCCGCCAGCCGGATCAACAACTGGCTGACTTGGTGGTGCGAACAGGGCTATCGATGGGGCAATGGCTAACAATACCGCTTATCCTGACTGGATTGATTGTCGTGATCTACGCGCTGCGGAAGAAGCCGCTGGCGGCGGGGACGACAGCGCCAGCCTGA
- a CDS encoding class I SAM-dependent methyltransferase, translating into MANNTAYPDWIDCRDLRAAEEAAGGGDDSASLKDGAKVWRSALRLIDPQEDAPPAPEPKVDARAQARARAEAAAREKAEALARVKAEAEERARLAKEARVREKAEAEARAAAEREAREKLAAEARARKLAEVEARARAEAEARAKAAAEAQARKDAKARAEAEAKARAEAEERARREAEAAEAAERAAAEAAARRAAEARAKAEAEAKARAEEEARLKKEAEARAKAEAKARAKAEAEAKAKAEAEEKARLAAEAKARAEAEAKAKAEAEEAARLAAIEAARIAAEEKARREAEEAAAAEAARIAAEAAAAQAAEAARIAAEEQARREAEEAAAAEQARLEAEMLARATVDVPAVLKRLIRETGPISVAQFMGESNARYYASRDPLGEQGDFITAPEITQVFGELIGVWLADLWSRMTRRKHIHYVELGPGRGTLAKDALNAAAQQGMTPKVHFVETSATLRAIQREAFPDCIHHHDISTLPDDAPLLIVANEFFDALPVQHLIRSTDGWYARMVGLEDDAFTFVTGKERMDHLVPPSWVTASQGTLIETSPASVALMAEIARRLKEQGGAALIIDYGHEELRSGSTLQALKSHQKVDVFAHPGEADLTAHVDFELLKHVAEESGADVMGLQYQGEWLIQMGIDARMEMLRRRAPYQKDKFQRQRDRLVKESEMGMLFKVLGMCGRRWPFGAGFD; encoded by the coding sequence ATGGCTAACAATACCGCTTATCCTGACTGGATTGATTGTCGTGATCTACGCGCTGCGGAAGAAGCCGCTGGCGGCGGGGACGACAGCGCCAGCCTGAAGGATGGCGCAAAAGTCTGGCGCAGCGCGCTCAGGCTGATTGATCCGCAAGAAGACGCACCGCCGGCCCCCGAGCCGAAGGTCGACGCCCGCGCGCAGGCAAGGGCCCGCGCCGAGGCGGCCGCGCGCGAAAAGGCCGAGGCGCTTGCCCGCGTCAAGGCCGAAGCGGAGGAACGCGCCCGCCTCGCCAAGGAGGCCCGCGTGCGCGAAAAGGCGGAGGCCGAGGCCCGCGCCGCCGCCGAACGCGAAGCCCGCGAAAAACTCGCCGCCGAAGCGCGCGCCCGCAAGCTCGCCGAGGTTGAAGCGCGCGCCCGCGCCGAAGCCGAAGCCCGCGCGAAGGCGGCTGCCGAAGCGCAGGCGCGCAAGGACGCCAAGGCCCGTGCCGAAGCCGAGGCCAAAGCCCGCGCCGAGGCGGAGGAACGCGCCCGCCGCGAAGCCGAAGCCGCCGAAGCGGCAGAACGCGCCGCCGCCGAAGCCGCAGCCCGCCGCGCTGCCGAAGCCCGCGCCAAGGCTGAAGCCGAAGCCAAGGCGAGGGCCGAAGAAGAGGCGCGGCTGAAAAAGGAAGCCGAAGCGCGCGCCAAGGCGGAGGCCAAGGCCCGCGCCAAGGCAGAAGCCGAAGCCAAGGCCAAGGCCGAAGCGGAGGAAAAGGCCCGTCTCGCCGCGGAAGCCAAAGCCCGCGCCGAAGCCGAGGCCAAGGCGAAGGCTGAAGCCGAAGAAGCCGCCCGCCTCGCCGCCATCGAGGCCGCGCGCATCGCCGCCGAGGAAAAGGCTCGCCGCGAAGCCGAGGAAGCTGCTGCCGCCGAGGCCGCACGGATCGCTGCCGAAGCCGCCGCCGCCCAAGCAGCCGAAGCCGCGCGCATCGCTGCCGAAGAACAGGCCCGCCGCGAGGCCGAAGAAGCCGCTGCGGCCGAACAAGCCCGGCTCGAAGCCGAGATGCTTGCCCGCGCAACGGTTGACGTGCCCGCCGTGCTCAAGCGCCTGATCCGCGAGACCGGCCCGATCAGCGTCGCGCAGTTCATGGGGGAGAGCAACGCACGCTATTATGCCAGCCGCGATCCTCTGGGCGAACAGGGCGATTTCATCACCGCGCCCGAAATCACGCAGGTGTTCGGCGAGTTGATCGGGGTGTGGCTCGCCGATCTGTGGTCGCGCATGACGCGGCGCAAGCATATCCACTACGTCGAATTGGGGCCGGGGCGCGGCACTCTGGCCAAGGACGCGCTCAATGCGGCGGCGCAGCAGGGCATGACACCCAAGGTCCACTTCGTCGAAACCTCGGCCACCCTGCGCGCGATCCAGCGCGAGGCCTTCCCCGATTGCATCCACCACCACGATATCTCGACCCTGCCCGATGATGCGCCGCTGCTGATCGTCGCCAACGAGTTCTTCGATGCCCTGCCGGTGCAGCACCTCATCCGCTCGACTGACGGGTGGTATGCGCGGATGGTGGGGCTGGAAGACGACGCGTTCACCTTCGTGACGGGCAAGGAGCGGATGGATCACCTGGTCCCGCCCAGCTGGGTCACGGCCTCGCAGGGGACCCTGATCGAAACCAGCCCGGCGTCGGTCGCGCTGATGGCCGAGATTGCGCGTCGCCTGAAGGAACAGGGCGGGGCAGCGCTGATCATCGATTATGGTCACGAGGAGCTGCGTTCGGGATCGACCTTGCAGGCACTGAAGTCCCACCAGAAGGTCGATGTTTTCGCCCACCCCGGCGAGGCGGACCTGACCGCGCATGTCGATTTCGAACTGCTGAAGCATGTCGCGGAAGAAAGCGGCGCGGACGTGATGGGCTTGCAGTATCAGGGCGAATGGCTGATCCAGATGGGGATCGACGCCCGCATGGAAATGCTCCGTCGCCGCGCGCCGTACCAGAAGGACAAATTCCAGCGTCAGCGCGACCGGCTGGTGAAGGAAAGCGAGATGGGCATGCTGTTCAAGGTGCTCGGCATGTGCGGACGGCGCTGGCCGTTCGGCGCGGGATTTGATTGA
- a CDS encoding class I adenylate-forming enzyme family protein, which yields MPTQLDNALEAIITGLTAEGMPFATVPFTRDGVTMPAFAGAPPTLAHYFAHFANQNKDIPFLVDGDIRLTFGEAYAAATCVAEGLVQTHGIQKGDRIGLAARNSANWMIAYMGILMAGGCATLLNGFSSGDELAYGLDLAEAKLLLADDGRAARLDGHAHPAKIVLFSHGNAPSEGLANTWALPQGTSAAMAMLGQLGPDDIATILYTSGSTGKSKGAWSDHRGVVNAVMNYVAQSAMAKVHIESQEGPMTTQPCALVAVPLFHVTGEVPLFLQSFAIARKLVLMPKWDAGLAIRLMAEEQVSYFVGVPLMSYEIANHPDREKYDLSACKSFAAGGAPRPVEHVTRIKEAFPGSFPLLGYGLTETNAVGCGNFNENYLAKPGSTGRASKPIVDLAILDDLGNALPQGQVGEVCIRSVANFRGYWKNEEATKAAFTDNGFFRTGDLGYLDADEYLFIVDRKKDIIIRGGENISCIEVEDAIYAHDEVGECSVFGLPDERFGEVPAAVYRMKEGHAVITPAELRAFLLERIAPFKVPLEHQIWLVEDALPRLGTQKIDKRAVKAHYLAETVAA from the coding sequence ATGCCCACCCAGCTGGACAATGCGCTCGAAGCGATCATCACCGGCCTAACCGCCGAGGGTATGCCCTTCGCCACCGTGCCCTTTACCCGTGACGGCGTGACAATGCCCGCCTTTGCCGGCGCGCCGCCGACGCTCGCGCATTATTTCGCCCATTTCGCCAACCAGAACAAGGACATCCCGTTCCTCGTCGATGGCGATATCCGGCTGACCTTCGGCGAGGCTTACGCCGCCGCCACCTGCGTTGCCGAGGGGCTGGTGCAGACCCACGGCATCCAGAAGGGCGACCGTATCGGTCTGGCCGCGCGCAATTCGGCCAACTGGATGATCGCCTATATGGGCATCCTGATGGCGGGCGGCTGCGCCACGCTGCTCAACGGATTCTCCTCCGGCGATGAATTGGCCTACGGGCTTGATCTTGCCGAAGCCAAGCTGCTGCTGGCCGATGATGGCCGCGCCGCGCGGCTGGATGGCCATGCCCACCCGGCCAAGATCGTGCTGTTCAGCCACGGCAATGCGCCGTCCGAAGGCCTCGCCAACACCTGGGCGCTGCCGCAGGGCACCAGCGCGGCGATGGCGATGCTGGGCCAGCTGGGCCCGGACGATATCGCCACCATCCTCTACACCTCGGGTTCGACCGGCAAATCGAAGGGCGCGTGGTCCGATCATCGCGGCGTCGTCAACGCCGTGATGAATTATGTCGCCCAAAGCGCGATGGCCAAGGTGCATATCGAAAGCCAGGAAGGCCCGATGACCACGCAGCCCTGCGCGCTGGTCGCCGTGCCGCTGTTCCACGTGACGGGCGAAGTGCCGCTGTTCCTGCAAAGCTTCGCCATCGCGCGCAAGCTGGTGTTGATGCCCAAGTGGGACGCGGGCCTCGCGATCCGGCTGATGGCGGAGGAGCAGGTCTCCTATTTCGTCGGCGTGCCGCTGATGAGCTACGAAATCGCCAACCACCCTGACCGCGAGAAGTACGACCTGTCGGCCTGCAAGAGCTTCGCCGCAGGCGGCGCGCCGCGTCCGGTGGAGCACGTCACCCGCATCAAGGAGGCCTTCCCCGGCAGCTTCCCGCTGTTGGGCTACGGCCTGACCGAGACCAACGCGGTCGGTTGCGGCAATTTCAACGAGAATTACCTCGCCAAGCCCGGCTCCACCGGCCGTGCGAGCAAGCCGATAGTCGATCTCGCCATTCTCGACGATCTCGGCAACGCGCTGCCGCAGGGTCAGGTGGGCGAGGTCTGCATCCGCAGCGTCGCCAATTTCCGTGGCTACTGGAAGAACGAGGAAGCGACCAAGGCCGCCTTCACCGACAATGGCTTCTTCCGCACCGGTGACCTCGGCTATCTGGACGCGGACGAGTATCTGTTCATCGTCGACCGCAAGAAGGACATCATCATCCGCGGCGGCGAGAACATCTCCTGCATCGAGGTCGAGGACGCGATCTATGCCCATGACGAAGTGGGCGAATGTTCGGTCTTCGGCCTGCCTGACGAGCGGTTTGGCGAAGTGCCGGCAGCGGTCTACCGCATGAAGGAAGGCCACGCCGTCATCACACCGGCCGAACTGCGTGCCTTTCTGCTGGAGCGGATCGCGCCCTTCAAGGTGCCGCTCGAACACCAGATCTGGCTGGTCGAGGACGCTCTGCCGCGGCTCGGTACGCAGAAGATCGACAAGCGCGCGGTCAAGGCACACTACCTCGCGGAAACTGTCGCCGCGTGA
- a CDS encoding DNA translocase FtsK, which translates to MNDRDDDELYRRACEYIARGGQPRTSHLMIRFQVGFNQASRWIDRMMANGILTPPRDSFH; encoded by the coding sequence ATGAACGACCGCGACGATGACGAGCTCTACCGGCGCGCCTGCGAGTATATCGCGCGCGGCGGCCAACCACGCACCTCGCATCTGATGATCCGCTTCCAGGTCGGGTTCAATCAGGCCTCGCGCTGGATCGATCGGATGATGGCAAACGGCATCCTCACGCCGCCAAGGGACAGCTTCCATTAG
- a CDS encoding TonB-dependent receptor: protein MFANAQYEIFDGFSLIGGIRWNQETKDAAVTYIVGRPACSVVAGTCPTGTQPFNPATETNGFTDDVRFRNVSPKVGAQYEWGNSQVYGHWSRGFRSGGYNFRITNIPVFNRAFNATRSLGFDEEQVDNYEIGGKFQTVDQSLTLNVAAYVTKVGNMQREVNLADPGAGVVQNILNTADATIKGFEAEARMRVSESLAFTANIGITDAGYDRVLFDISGDGFITDADLDLSLPRVPPVTVGVGFIHDWDLGNSGAILTRVNYQYRDRAAYTDDNFGWLNDLSNMEANITWTTPVDGLSLSLYGRNLFDQVQEGGDTQVPFGGPRSDGVQQPFQQRPGAGTFSPLMRGRNIGVEALFEF from the coding sequence GTGTTCGCCAATGCCCAGTACGAAATCTTCGACGGCTTCTCGCTGATCGGCGGTATCCGCTGGAATCAGGAAACCAAGGACGCGGCAGTCACCTACATCGTCGGTCGTCCGGCCTGTTCGGTTGTTGCAGGCACCTGCCCGACCGGCACCCAGCCGTTCAATCCGGCCACCGAAACCAACGGCTTCACCGATGACGTGCGGTTCCGCAACGTTTCGCCCAAGGTCGGTGCACAGTATGAATGGGGCAACAGTCAGGTCTATGGCCACTGGAGCCGCGGCTTCCGTTCGGGCGGTTACAACTTCCGCATCACCAACATCCCGGTCTTCAACCGGGCGTTCAACGCCACGCGATCGCTGGGCTTTGATGAAGAGCAGGTCGACAATTACGAGATCGGCGGCAAGTTCCAGACCGTTGACCAGTCGCTCACGCTCAACGTCGCGGCTTATGTCACCAAGGTCGGCAACATGCAGCGCGAAGTGAACCTCGCCGATCCGGGCGCGGGCGTGGTGCAGAACATCCTCAACACCGCCGATGCCACGATCAAGGGCTTCGAAGCCGAAGCGCGCATGCGCGTGTCGGAATCGCTGGCCTTCACCGCCAACATCGGCATCACCGATGCCGGGTATGACCGGGTGCTGTTCGACATCTCGGGCGATGGCTTCATCACCGATGCCGACCTCGATCTGAGCCTGCCGCGCGTTCCCCCCGTCACCGTGGGCGTGGGCTTCATCCACGATTGGGATCTCGGCAACAGCGGCGCGATCCTGACCCGCGTGAACTACCAGTACCGCGACCGTGCAGCCTACACCGACGACAACTTCGGCTGGCTGAACGATCTCAGCAACATGGAAGCCAACATCACCTGGACCACCCCGGTCGATGGGCTGTCGCTGTCGCTCTATGGCCGCAACCTGTTCGATCAGGTGCAGGAAGGCGGCGACACGCAGGTTCCGTTCGGCGGCCCGCGTTCGGACGGGGTGCAGCAGCCCTTCCAGCAGCGTCCGGGTGCAGGCACCTTCTCGCCGCTGATGCGCGGCCGCAACATCGGCGTCGAAGCTCTGTTCGAGTTCTGA
- a CDS encoding [protein-PII] uridylyltransferase translates to MSPRRVPGQRAIIDRRALAEEIAALHEAGGAKARPAIVAALRMAFDEGRKELARRLEETPSAGHEVTAGFSFLMDQLLRVIHDHVTTHLYPAANRTQAERLAILAVGGYGRAEMAPHSDVDVAFITPNKRAPWCEQVIETMLYLLWDLGLKVGHSSRTVSDTIRMAKEDLTIRTALLESRLVWGEQALYEELRARFWSDVVKGSERQFLTLKLAERDARHKRMGDSRYVVEPNIKEGKGGLRDLQTLYWIGKYVHRVDSGAQLVDVGLLTASEYRSFRRAEGFLLAARCHMHLITDRAEDRLTFDLQRQVAERMMFADRPGKSAVERFMQYYFLQVKRVGSLTGVFLSHLDEEMAKKRPRTGFFAGWTQRPRMFKGYSVEAGRLRAPGDDWFRQDPVRLIEVFQLAEAEGLEVHPETMRQVGRDAKLIDGKLRRDKRANAMFLDLLSGRKDPETALRWMNEAGVFGRFVPDFGRVNAQMQFDMYHHYTVDEHTIRAIGLLSQIERGLLSADHPRATREFPKLASRRALYVAVLLHDIAKGRGGDHSELGAVVAHQLCPRFGLDEKETDLVAWLVLQHLLMSRTAQKRDLTDPKTIEDFVVEVQSLERLRNLAILTAVDIRAVGPGTWNSWKAQLLGELFDAAQERLRLGHKGNGRKARVTAKKDAVQRLLGDQDHLVDSIGALLGDAYWIAEPEDIIAGNLAQYDAAQAAGEPLSIACEVDETRGATRVSVIAADHPGLFYRMAGGIHLAGANIIDARIHTARSGYAVDNFLVQDHNAQPFREAAQMARIEKGIRDALLAKVELVPKLAARPLAHSRAKAFDVAPRVGFDNDASNHFTVIEVTARDRPALLNRLAHALYKANLIVHSAHITAYGEAAADTFYVTDLTSAKIKTPERLAEIEAALLAAASDQRQQQLEKA, encoded by the coding sequence GTGAGCCCTCGCCGCGTCCCCGGGCAGCGCGCGATCATCGACCGGCGCGCGCTGGCCGAAGAAATCGCCGCGCTGCACGAGGCGGGCGGAGCCAAGGCCCGCCCTGCCATCGTCGCTGCGCTGCGCATGGCCTTCGACGAGGGGCGCAAGGAACTCGCCCGCCGTCTGGAAGAAACCCCCTCGGCCGGACACGAGGTCACCGCCGGCTTCAGCTTCCTGATGGACCAGCTGCTGCGGGTGATCCACGATCACGTCACCACGCATCTTTACCCCGCCGCCAATCGCACGCAGGCCGAACGGCTCGCGATCCTTGCCGTGGGCGGTTACGGACGCGCCGAGATGGCGCCCCATTCGGACGTCGACGTCGCCTTCATCACCCCGAACAAGCGCGCACCGTGGTGCGAGCAGGTGATCGAGACGATGCTCTACCTGCTGTGGGATCTGGGCCTCAAGGTCGGCCATTCCAGCCGCACCGTGTCCGACACGATCCGCATGGCGAAGGAAGACCTGACGATCCGCACCGCCTTGCTGGAAAGCCGGTTGGTGTGGGGCGAACAGGCGCTTTACGAAGAGCTGCGCGCACGCTTCTGGAGCGATGTCGTCAAGGGCAGCGAACGGCAGTTCCTCACCCTCAAGCTCGCCGAACGCGATGCGCGGCACAAGCGCATGGGCGACAGCCGCTACGTGGTCGAACCCAACATCAAGGAGGGCAAGGGCGGCCTGCGCGATCTCCAGACGCTGTACTGGATCGGCAAGTATGTCCACCGCGTCGATAGCGGCGCGCAGCTGGTCGATGTGGGGCTGCTGACCGCGTCGGAATATCGCAGCTTCCGCCGCGCCGAGGGCTTTCTGCTGGCGGCGCGCTGCCACATGCATCTCATCACCGACCGTGCCGAGGACCGGCTGACCTTCGATCTCCAGCGGCAGGTGGCCGAACGCATGATGTTCGCCGACCGCCCCGGCAAGAGCGCGGTCGAACGGTTCATGCAATACTACTTCCTGCAGGTGAAGCGGGTGGGCAGCCTGACCGGCGTGTTCCTTTCGCACCTTGACGAGGAAATGGCCAAGAAGCGCCCGCGCACCGGCTTCTTCGCCGGTTGGACCCAGCGTCCCCGGATGTTCAAGGGCTATTCGGTCGAGGCCGGACGGCTGCGCGCACCGGGAGACGACTGGTTCCGGCAAGACCCGGTTCGCCTGATCGAAGTGTTCCAGCTGGCCGAGGCCGAGGGGCTGGAAGTTCACCCCGAAACCATGCGGCAGGTGGGCCGTGATGCCAAACTGATCGATGGCAAGCTGCGCCGCGACAAGCGCGCCAATGCGATGTTCCTTGATCTGCTATCGGGACGCAAAGACCCCGAAACCGCGCTGCGCTGGATGAACGAGGCGGGCGTGTTCGGCCGCTTCGTGCCGGACTTTGGCCGGGTCAACGCGCAGATGCAGTTCGACATGTACCACCATTACACGGTGGACGAACACACCATCCGCGCCATCGGCCTGCTGAGCCAGATCGAGCGCGGGTTGCTGTCCGCCGATCACCCGCGCGCCACCCGTGAATTTCCCAAGCTGGCCTCGCGCCGCGCGCTCTATGTCGCGGTGCTGCTTCACGATATCGCCAAGGGGCGCGGCGGCGACCACTCCGAACTGGGCGCCGTTGTCGCGCACCAGCTATGCCCGCGCTTCGGGCTGGACGAGAAGGAGACCGATCTGGTCGCCTGGCTGGTGCTGCAACACCTGCTGATGAGCCGCACCGCGCAGAAGCGCGATCTGACCGATCCCAAGACAATCGAGGATTTCGTGGTCGAGGTGCAGAGCCTGGAACGCCTGCGCAACCTCGCGATCCTCACCGCAGTCGATATCCGCGCAGTCGGGCCGGGCACGTGGAACAGCTGGAAGGCGCAGCTGCTCGGCGAGCTGTTCGACGCCGCGCAGGAACGCCTGCGGCTGGGGCACAAGGGCAATGGACGCAAGGCGCGGGTCACGGCCAAGAAGGACGCGGTACAGCGGTTGCTGGGCGATCAGGATCACCTCGTCGACAGTATCGGCGCGCTGCTGGGCGATGCCTATTGGATTGCCGAGCCTGAAGACATCATCGCCGGAAACCTCGCCCAGTATGACGCCGCGCAAGCCGCTGGCGAGCCGCTCTCGATCGCCTGCGAAGTCGACGAGACGCGCGGCGCGACGCGGGTTAGCGTGATCGCCGCCGACCACCCCGGCCTGTTCTATCGCATGGCGGGCGGCATCCACCTTGCGGGTGCGAACATCATCGACGCGCGCATCCACACCGCGCGCAGCGGCTATGCGGTCGACAACTTCCTGGTGCAGGACCACAACGCCCAGCCGTTCCGCGAGGCGGCGCAGATGGCGCGCATCGAGAAAGGCATCCGCGACGCGCTGCTCGCGAAGGTCGAACTGGTGCCCAAGCTCGCCGCGCGCCCGCTGGCGCATTCGCGTGCCAAGGCCTTCGACGTCGCGCCCCGCGTCGGCTTCGACAATGACGCATCGAACCACTTCACCGTGATCGAAGTGACCGCGCGTGATCGGCCCGCGCTGCTCAACCGGCTGGCGCACGCGCTCTACAAGGCCAACCTGATCGTCCATTCGGCGCATATCACCGCCTATGGCGAGGCGGCTGCGGACACATTTTACGTGACCGATCTGACCTCCGCGAAGATCAAGACGCCCGAGCGTCTCGCCGAAATCGAGGCCGCGCTGCTGGCCGCCGCGAGCGACCAGCGCCAGCAGCAGCTCGAGAAGGCCTGA
- a CDS encoding DUF2147 domain-containing protein: MRMIVAGMGLALAAPVLAASPITGRWVTGEKDAVVAIAKCGKSLCGRIEKFLILPPGGKDQRDVNNSDPAKRGRKLIGTAILYGLTEDDGVWRGQVYDPKSGRTYTSEVRGKGDGSLEVKGCFGPICQTQVWKRAS; the protein is encoded by the coding sequence ATGCGGATGATCGTTGCGGGAATGGGCCTCGCGCTGGCAGCGCCGGTTCTGGCGGCAAGCCCGATTACGGGCCGCTGGGTCACCGGCGAAAAGGACGCGGTCGTCGCGATTGCCAAATGCGGCAAGTCCTTGTGCGGGCGGATCGAGAAGTTCCTGATCCTGCCCCCCGGCGGCAAGGACCAGCGCGATGTCAACAATTCCGATCCTGCCAAGCGGGGCCGCAAGCTGATCGGCACTGCGATCCTTTACGGGCTGACCGAGGATGACGGCGTGTGGCGCGGGCAGGTCTATGACCCCAAGAGCGGGCGCACCTACACATCCGAAGTGCGCGGCAAGGGCGATGGCTCGCTTGAAGTGAAGGGCTGCTTCGGCCCGATCTGCCAGACGCAGGTGTGGAAGCGGGCGTCTTGA
- a CDS encoding thiamine phosphate synthase gives MAALYSGWVTRAKTLPAIWLISDARNDAGLERTLARLPRGSGFIYRHYHLSDAERHARFRALRRVAKARGHMTILADSALTAREWGADGIYGAPRSLTPRRAGLIHLATAHSLGELGLAARIGADAALLSPVFPTRSHPGGGTLGAVRFRLLAGRSPLPVIALGGMNRHRAGALRWPRWAAIDGLSQ, from the coding sequence ATGGCCGCGCTCTATAGCGGGTGGGTGACGCGCGCAAAGACTCTCCCTGCCATCTGGCTGATCAGCGATGCCCGCAATGATGCGGGGCTGGAGCGCACGCTTGCCCGCCTGCCGCGCGGGTCCGGCTTCATCTACCGCCATTATCACCTGTCCGATGCGGAGCGCCATGCGCGGTTCCGCGCGCTGAGGCGGGTGGCGAAAGCGCGGGGCCATATGACGATCCTCGCCGATTCGGCGCTGACCGCACGCGAATGGGGCGCAGACGGCATCTATGGAGCGCCGCGCAGCCTCACCCCGCGCCGCGCGGGGCTGATCCACCTCGCCACAGCGCACAGCCTCGGCGAACTGGGGCTTGCCGCGCGGATCGGAGCGGATGCGGCGCTGCTCTCGCCGGTTTTCCCGACCCGCTCGCATCCGGGGGGAGGGACGCTGGGAGCGGTGCGGTTCCGGCTGCTGGCAGGGCGATCACCACTGCCGGTGATCGCGCTCGGCGGCATGAACCGCCACCGCGCCGGTGCCCTTCGCTGGCCCCGCTGGGCCGCCATCGACGGTTTGAGCCAATGA